Proteins from a single region of Bartonella sp. M0283:
- a CDS encoding SCO family protein, with protein sequence MTMHQAQGILAMTSEGKSTVSSVFYIVLLVAVFMAFIFGWQTFVSPPLGEDFSLTDSNGKTVTQVELREKPSAIFFGYTMCPDICPTTLMSMTNWIKELGPDADKINIWFITVDPERDTPEVLHDYLSNFTDKVIGISGDPAKVHKLVSSFNIAAEKVPGENGDYTYDHTAAILLTKKGGQFAGVIPYSVEENRNELKDQIAIERLKNLAKQ encoded by the coding sequence ATGACGATGCATCAAGCTCAAGGGATTTTGGCAATGACGAGTGAAGGTAAAAGTACTGTTTCAAGTGTTTTTTACATTGTTTTATTGGTTGCGGTTTTTATGGCCTTCATATTTGGTTGGCAAACCTTCGTCAGTCCGCCACTGGGTGAGGATTTCAGCCTTACCGATTCCAATGGAAAAACGGTTACGCAGGTAGAACTTCGCGAAAAGCCGTCTGCAATATTTTTCGGTTACACAATGTGTCCGGATATTTGCCCGACAACATTGATGAGTATGACCAATTGGATCAAAGAATTGGGGCCGGATGCGGATAAAATCAATATCTGGTTTATCACCGTGGATCCCGAACGGGATACTCCGGAAGTTCTCCATGATTATTTATCGAATTTTACCGATAAGGTTATTGGAATAAGTGGCGATCCTGCAAAAGTTCATAAACTGGTATCATCTTTCAATATTGCGGCTGAAAAGGTTCCGGGTGAGAATGGCGATTATACTTACGACCACACAGCGGCAATTCTTCTTACCAAAAAAGGCGGCCAATTTGCCGGCGTCATCCCTTATAGCGTGGAAGAAAACAGAAATGAATTGAAAGACCAGATTGCTATAGAGCGTCTCAAGAATCTGGCAAAACAATAA
- a CDS encoding 50S ribosomal protein L11 methyltransferase: protein MLGQIRLHYKSPKREAEKQYELLDHAFEDDAFPLAITEIDEANGIYEVSLYVDEAEKNSVLPRFAQVLGVNENKIEIEILPDIDWVSHSLEGLGPVRAGRFFVHGSHDRDKVKPGDLAIEIDAGQAFGTGHHGTTVGCLELIADVMEHEKPQNALDLGTGSGILAIGIALIKPIRILATDIDPIAIKVAKENFALNGVAKTITAITATGLDDEEIKKRTPFDLIVANILANPLIELAPQMVPALKKGGSIVLSGILEEQHDRVVKAFESEGAKYIKTLHHEGWVAIHLK, encoded by the coding sequence ATTTTGGGACAGATCCGTCTACATTATAAATCGCCGAAACGCGAAGCTGAAAAACAATATGAACTTCTTGATCACGCCTTCGAGGATGATGCTTTCCCCCTTGCGATAACCGAAATAGACGAAGCCAATGGCATTTATGAAGTTTCCCTCTATGTGGATGAAGCTGAAAAGAATTCGGTACTTCCCCGCTTTGCGCAAGTTCTGGGCGTCAATGAAAACAAAATAGAAATAGAAATACTTCCGGATATTGACTGGGTAAGCCATAGTCTTGAAGGGCTCGGACCCGTGCGCGCAGGACGTTTCTTTGTTCATGGCAGTCATGACCGTGACAAGGTTAAACCGGGTGATCTTGCAATCGAAATCGATGCCGGTCAGGCTTTTGGTACCGGCCACCATGGAACGACAGTCGGTTGCCTTGAACTTATCGCCGACGTTATGGAACATGAAAAACCACAAAATGCACTTGATCTTGGAACAGGGAGCGGAATTCTGGCAATCGGCATCGCTTTGATCAAGCCGATTAGAATTCTGGCAACCGATATTGACCCGATTGCGATCAAAGTTGCGAAGGAAAATTTTGCTCTCAATGGTGTCGCCAAAACAATTACTGCCATTACGGCTACCGGCCTTGACGATGAAGAAATTAAAAAGCGCACCCCCTTTGATCTCATTGTTGCAAATATTCTGGCAAATCCCTTGATTGAACTTGCGCCACAAATGGTTCCTGCGCTGAAAAAAGGTGGTTCCATTGTGCTTTCCGGCATTCTGGAAGAACAGCACGACCGCGTGGTCAAGGCCTTCGAGTCGGAAGGCGCAAAATACATCAAAACCTTGCATCATGAAGGCTGGGTTGCCATTCATTTGAAATAG
- a CDS encoding serine/threonine protein kinase, with amino-acid sequence MEHFADSDSNLPPLKDPQFLTEFVALMVLKRDVFSETRVGYFADDPHKRVIRRIVTAAPRWSRPLAWILARREIRALKKIRGLEGVPQLIAVDKDGLYRSWSEGTPLHLARPNKPEFYLSAFKILRNLRRMGITHNDLAKPQNWLMTSDGKASIIDFQLASVHKHRGALYRYFAYEDFRHLIKQKRSFAPELMTPTEKRILKNRSWPSRLWLATGKRVYNFITKDMFKWSDGDGTGDRVQHQGPVIRNLLKDNPDIGDIAIATYSLPAKGVGLYVFVESDKLDEKAVRDLLKGQKIESLQVVHQLPKREDGSIRDDIIKLVAMNELVDLVALIRREPDLKPVVAPIIDNRKNLTDRRVYQYEAQRKKK; translated from the coding sequence ATGGAACATTTTGCCGATTCAGACAGTAATTTGCCGCCTTTGAAAGACCCACAATTTTTAACCGAATTTGTGGCCTTGATGGTTTTGAAACGCGATGTTTTCTCGGAAACGCGGGTTGGCTATTTTGCTGATGATCCACATAAACGCGTTATCCGCCGCATTGTTACCGCAGCTCCCAGATGGTCTCGCCCGCTTGCCTGGATATTGGCACGAAGAGAAATACGGGCATTAAAGAAGATACGCGGGCTTGAAGGCGTGCCACAGCTTATTGCTGTTGATAAAGACGGGCTTTATCGCTCGTGGAGTGAAGGAACACCTTTACATCTGGCGCGCCCGAACAAACCCGAATTTTATTTGAGTGCATTCAAAATACTTCGTAATTTACGTCGCATGGGCATCACCCATAACGATCTTGCAAAGCCGCAAAACTGGCTGATGACAAGCGACGGGAAAGCCTCGATTATCGATTTCCAGTTGGCCAGTGTGCATAAGCACCGCGGTGCTCTCTATCGCTATTTTGCCTATGAAGATTTCCGCCATCTCATAAAGCAAAAAAGAAGTTTTGCACCCGAATTAATGACACCGACAGAAAAGCGGATATTGAAAAACCGCTCCTGGCCCTCCCGCCTTTGGTTGGCGACCGGAAAACGTGTCTATAATTTTATTACCAAAGACATGTTCAAATGGTCGGATGGTGACGGAACAGGTGACCGCGTCCAACATCAGGGGCCGGTCATTCGCAATCTTTTGAAAGACAATCCCGATATTGGTGATATTGCCATTGCAACCTATTCGCTTCCGGCCAAGGGTGTCGGGCTTTATGTATTTGTCGAATCCGACAAACTTGACGAAAAAGCCGTTCGCGACCTTCTGAAAGGACAGAAAATCGAGTCTCTACAGGTTGTGCATCAATTGCCCAAGCGCGAAGATGGCTCCATTCGAGATGACATTATCAAACTCGTTGCCATGAACGAACTCGTTGATCTCGTCGCCTTGATCAGACGCGAGCCGGATTTGAAACCGGTTGTTGCGCCAATCATAGACAACCGGAAAAATTTGACTGACCGTCGCGTCTATCAATATGAAGCGCAGCGCAAAAAAAAGTGA
- a CDS encoding DUF2853 family protein, which yields MKNHLEQIKKYDANPDEDAVKRLENRLSLTLQNCDAAEVAVSDQKELQRVEKWAEEKLGADVEQSKRAVKKTAELLKTEHMKNRVTFYYFVAKELGLLGKI from the coding sequence ATGAAGAACCATTTGGAGCAAATAAAAAAATATGATGCAAATCCCGACGAGGATGCAGTTAAACGGCTCGAGAACCGTTTGTCACTTACTTTGCAAAATTGCGATGCCGCCGAGGTCGCTGTAAGCGATCAGAAAGAGCTTCAACGGGTAGAAAAATGGGCAGAAGAAAAGCTTGGTGCAGATGTCGAACAGAGCAAACGTGCAGTGAAAAAGACCGCTGAATTACTAAAAACGGAACATATGAAGAATCGGGTGACATTTTATTATTTTGTTGCCAAAGAATTGGGGCTTTTAGGCAAGATCTGA
- a CDS encoding DUF4169 family protein has translation MADLVNLRQFRKQKKRQNDETRANENRVIFGRTKVERNFDEKQKQKTVSFLDLRKIRHDKDEG, from the coding sequence ATGGCTGATCTGGTCAATCTAAGGCAATTTCGCAAACAGAAAAAACGTCAAAATGACGAAACAAGAGCAAATGAAAATCGCGTTATTTTCGGCCGAACCAAAGTCGAGCGCAATTTCGACGAAAAGCAAAAACAAAAAACCGTAAGTTTTCTTGATTTGAGGAAAATTCGGCACGACAAAGATGAGGGATGA
- a CDS encoding dicarboxylate/amino acid:cation symporter, with product MAYKIEQMKQPRPHRALYKVLYVQVIFAIICGILLGYFYPDVGASLKPLGDAFIKLVKMIIAPVIFLTIVSGIAGMSDLKKVGRVAGKCMLYFITFSTLALIVGLIIGNVLQPGAGMHIDPASLDTAAVKVYAEKAHDASIVKFLMNIIPSTVVSAFAEGDILQVLFFSILFGIALGSVGERGRPVLDFIHALSTPIFKLVAILMKAAPIGAFGAMAFTIGKYGIGSVVNLFFLVATFYITSILFVVVILGAVCWYNGISIFRVVRYIKDELLLVLGTSSSEAALPTLMEKMEHAGAKKSVVGLVIPTGYSFNLDGTNIYMTLATLFIAQALDINLTLEHQILILVVAMISSKGAAGVTGAGFITLAATLGAVPAIPVAGMAIILGIDRFMSECRALTNLVGNAVACIVVARWENELDTVQLHKVLGGHEHQHGHHHVEEPKSEEAK from the coding sequence ATGGCTTACAAAATTGAACAAATGAAACAACCACGACCCCATCGTGCGCTCTATAAAGTACTTTATGTACAAGTGATATTCGCGATTATCTGTGGTATTTTGCTTGGATATTTTTATCCTGATGTCGGTGCATCTTTGAAGCCGCTTGGTGACGCCTTCATCAAATTGGTTAAAATGATTATCGCACCGGTTATCTTTTTGACCATTGTAAGCGGGATTGCCGGGATGAGCGACTTGAAAAAAGTCGGAAGGGTCGCCGGCAAATGCATGCTTTATTTTATCACCTTTTCAACTCTGGCCTTGATTGTCGGATTGATCATCGGAAATGTGTTGCAACCGGGTGCCGGAATGCACATCGATCCTGCTTCGCTCGACACCGCTGCAGTTAAAGTTTACGCCGAAAAAGCCCATGATGCATCAATCGTCAAATTCCTGATGAACATCATTCCTTCGACAGTGGTTTCCGCTTTCGCCGAAGGCGATATCCTTCAGGTACTGTTCTTTTCGATATTGTTCGGTATTGCTCTTGGATCAGTTGGTGAACGTGGCCGTCCTGTTCTGGATTTCATCCATGCTCTTTCCACACCGATTTTCAAATTGGTAGCTATCCTCATGAAAGCAGCTCCTATCGGCGCTTTCGGTGCGATGGCTTTCACAATCGGCAAATACGGTATTGGTTCGGTCGTCAACCTGTTCTTCCTTGTCGCAACCTTCTATATCACGTCGATTTTGTTTGTTGTCGTCATTCTCGGGGCTGTCTGCTGGTATAACGGTATTTCGATCTTCAGAGTGGTTCGCTATATCAAAGATGAATTGCTACTGGTTCTCGGTACTTCCTCTTCCGAAGCCGCTTTACCGACCTTGATGGAAAAGATGGAACATGCGGGAGCAAAAAAATCGGTCGTTGGTCTGGTTATTCCGACAGGCTATTCATTCAACCTCGACGGTACCAATATTTATATGACATTGGCAACTTTGTTCATCGCACAAGCTTTGGATATTAATCTCACCCTCGAGCATCAAATCCTTATTCTTGTTGTGGCGATGATCTCCTCAAAAGGTGCTGCTGGTGTGACCGGTGCCGGTTTTATTACGCTTGCCGCTACACTCGGCGCCGTTCCGGCTATTCCTGTTGCTGGTATGGCAATTATTCTCGGTATCGACCGTTTCATGTCGGAATGTCGTGCATTGACCAATCTTGTTGGTAATGCGGTTGCGTGTATTGTGGTTGCGCGTTGGGAAAACGAGCTTGACACAGTTCAACTTCACAAGGTTCTAGGCGGACATGAACATCAACATGGTCATCACCATGTTGAAGAACCGAAAAGTGAAGAAGCCAAATAA
- a CDS encoding ATP-dependent helicase, giving the protein MTDFPDDIPFFDDEPKKPTPQSSARDEAHNGEASLAERAMAARRNADADADYLKKLNPEQRLAVTTTEGPVLVLAGAGTGKTRVLTTRIAHILRLGLAYPSQILAVTFTNKAAREMKNRIGELVGGAVEGMPWLGTFHSIGVKILRRHAELVGLNSNFTILDTDDVIRLIKQLIQAEGLDDKRWPARTFANMIDGWKNHGLAPDQIPEGDARSFGNGKGRELYRAYQERLQTLNACDFGDLLMHPIHIFQKNTDVLREYHKKFRYILVDEYQDTNTAQYLWLRLLAQRPAGQTVNLCCVGDDDQSIYGWRGAEIDNILRFEKDFPGATVIRLERNYRSTSHILGAASYLIAHNEGRLGKTLFTDNKTENDQKVKVHAAWDSEEEARAIGEEIEQLQHHGLALNDIAILVRASFQMREFEDRFVTLGLNYRVIGGPRFYERQEIRDALAYFRVVTQPADDLAFERIINTPKRGLGEATVRQIHDTARARNEPMLKASQEMVETDELKPKARSSLRKLVEDFRRWQNMLDNTPHTELAEIILDESGYTAMWQADRSAEAPGRLENLKELIHSMEDFESLRSFLEHVSLVMDTEKNEDMDAVNIMTLHSAKGLEFNTVFLPGWEEGLFPHQRSLDEGGRAGLEEERRLAYVGLTRAKENLHIWFVSNRRIHGLWQTTIPSRFLDELPNEHVEVAEVETSYGGYGQSRFDRHEPFQNNYSTPGWQRAKKNATDATRTNWGNRSGANVERIGYGEVDSGYGAGRAARSKTIEGELVAKSVSDKPSEFSVGDRVFHIKFGNGNVAAIDGNKLTIAFDKAGEKRVLDSFVKKV; this is encoded by the coding sequence ATGACCGATTTTCCTGACGATATACCGTTTTTTGATGACGAGCCGAAAAAGCCAACGCCGCAATCTTCTGCGCGCGATGAAGCTCATAATGGTGAAGCCAGTTTGGCAGAACGCGCTATGGCAGCGCGCCGAAATGCCGATGCTGACGCCGACTATCTCAAAAAGCTCAACCCCGAACAACGCCTTGCCGTAACTACGACAGAAGGTCCCGTTCTGGTTCTGGCTGGTGCTGGCACCGGAAAGACGCGGGTTCTGACCACACGCATTGCCCATATTTTACGGCTGGGTCTTGCTTATCCAAGCCAGATTCTGGCGGTCACATTCACCAATAAAGCCGCACGTGAAATGAAAAATCGTATTGGTGAACTGGTGGGCGGCGCCGTTGAAGGCATGCCGTGGCTCGGCACTTTCCACTCGATCGGTGTCAAAATTCTTCGCCGTCACGCGGAGCTTGTGGGGCTCAACAGCAATTTCACCATTCTTGATACGGATGACGTCATAAGGCTTATCAAACAGCTCATTCAGGCTGAAGGGCTTGACGACAAAAGATGGCCGGCTCGCACTTTTGCCAATATGATTGACGGGTGGAAAAACCATGGCCTTGCGCCTGACCAGATACCGGAAGGTGATGCCCGCTCATTCGGCAATGGCAAAGGACGCGAGCTTTATCGTGCCTATCAGGAACGTTTGCAAACGCTGAATGCCTGTGATTTTGGCGATTTGTTGATGCATCCCATCCATATTTTTCAGAAAAACACCGATGTTTTGCGCGAATATCATAAAAAATTCCGCTATATTCTGGTCGACGAATATCAGGATACCAATACAGCACAATACTTATGGTTAAGGCTGTTGGCTCAGCGCCCTGCCGGACAAACTGTCAATCTTTGTTGCGTGGGCGATGATGACCAATCCATTTACGGTTGGCGCGGCGCAGAAATTGATAATATTTTACGTTTTGAAAAAGACTTTCCTGGTGCCACTGTTATTCGTCTTGAACGCAATTACCGCTCGACTTCGCATATTCTGGGGGCTGCATCCTATCTCATTGCGCACAATGAGGGCCGGTTGGGTAAAACGCTTTTTACCGACAATAAAACGGAAAATGACCAGAAGGTCAAAGTCCATGCTGCCTGGGATTCGGAAGAAGAAGCACGCGCCATTGGCGAGGAAATCGAGCAATTACAACATCACGGCCTTGCGTTGAACGACATTGCCATTCTCGTTCGCGCCTCTTTCCAGATGCGTGAATTTGAAGACCGGTTTGTCACATTAGGGCTTAATTATCGCGTTATCGGTGGCCCGCGTTTTTATGAGCGGCAAGAAATTCGCGACGCGCTCGCCTATTTCCGGGTTGTTACGCAACCCGCCGATGATCTTGCATTCGAGCGTATTATCAACACGCCCAAACGTGGCCTTGGCGAAGCAACCGTTCGTCAAATTCATGATACAGCCCGTGCCCGCAATGAGCCTATGCTCAAAGCCTCTCAGGAAATGGTAGAGACCGATGAATTGAAGCCCAAGGCCAGAAGTTCTTTGAGAAAACTCGTCGAAGATTTCCGCCGTTGGCAGAATATGCTTGATAATACTCCCCATACCGAACTTGCAGAAATTATTCTGGATGAATCCGGCTATACCGCCATGTGGCAGGCTGATCGTTCTGCCGAAGCTCCGGGGCGTCTTGAAAACCTGAAAGAACTTATCCATTCCATGGAAGATTTCGAGAGTTTGAGAAGTTTTCTCGAACATGTCTCGCTGGTTATGGATACAGAAAAGAATGAAGATATGGATGCGGTCAACATCATGACACTGCATTCGGCCAAAGGACTGGAATTCAACACCGTATTTTTGCCCGGCTGGGAAGAAGGACTGTTTCCCCATCAACGTTCACTTGATGAAGGCGGGCGCGCGGGGCTCGAAGAAGAGCGGCGCCTCGCTTATGTCGGCCTTACCCGTGCAAAGGAAAATCTGCATATCTGGTTTGTCTCGAACCGGCGCATTCACGGGTTATGGCAAACGACGATACCATCCCGTTTCCTTGACGAACTGCCCAATGAACATGTTGAAGTTGCAGAAGTTGAAACATCCTATGGCGGTTACGGGCAATCGCGCTTTGACCGTCATGAGCCGTTCCAGAACAATTATTCAACACCTGGCTGGCAAAGAGCTAAAAAGAATGCAACCGATGCAACGCGCACCAATTGGGGTAACCGTTCGGGCGCCAATGTTGAACGCATCGGTTATGGAGAAGTCGATTCCGGCTATGGTGCAGGACGGGCAGCGCGTTCAAAGACTATCGAAGGCGAACTTGTTGCCAAATCCGTTTCCGACAAACCGTCCGAATTCAGCGTGGGCGACAGGGTTTTTCACATCAAATTTGGAAATGGCAATGTCGCAGCGATTGACGGAAACAAACTCACCATCGCTTTTGATAAAGCAGGCGAAAAACGCGTGCTCGACAGTTTTGTCAAAAAAGTCTGA
- a CDS encoding thiamine pyrophosphate-dependent enzyme, producing the protein MSSKRVGEIIVETLQNAGVKHCYGIVGDTLNYITDAIYRSKIEWVHTRHEEAAALAAGGEAYLTGELSACAGSCGPGSLHLINGIYESNRNRAPVVAIASQLSTEVIGSEWPQEVDFPALYSHCSVFCEQILNPEEAQRITVEACQAALTKRGVAVIVLPVNVSMQTVSHVTQYSVHRPNPVIRPSDSELEQVASHLNKGKKVAIYVGSGVKGAHDEVVALAAKLKAPIGHSSKSKDFIEYDNPYNMGMNGMLGGKPGFDMVEHCDTLLLLGTDFAYTQFYPDKATIIQVDEDGTHLGRRHPVNMGLIGDVKSTAAALLKYVDEKTDTAFLDQCLKTKAEAEKAEAKETSVSKSIIHPQYLVSLINQYADDDALVTGDCGSPMVWLLRHFKTNGKRRTLASLSHGTMANALPQAIGFKKAYKDRQVISLSGDGGLAMLMGELLTVVQEKVDIKIVVFNNSSLNFVELEQKVEGLVDHYTDLQNPDFAKLAESIGIKGWKVDEPEELESAVKAFLSAKGPALLDVKTSGYELVMPPKVTAGEVSGMALYGTKAIMQGRVKDVTDLLIHNFIK; encoded by the coding sequence ATGTCTTCTAAACGTGTTGGCGAGATTATCGTGGAAACACTGCAAAACGCAGGTGTGAAACATTGTTACGGCATTGTCGGTGATACACTTAACTATATCACCGATGCGATATATCGCTCGAAAATCGAGTGGGTCCATACACGCCACGAAGAAGCTGCTGCTTTGGCAGCAGGAGGAGAAGCTTATTTGACTGGCGAATTGAGTGCATGCGCAGGCTCGTGCGGGCCGGGGAGCTTGCATCTTATCAACGGAATTTATGAATCAAATCGCAATCGCGCTCCGGTTGTGGCCATAGCAAGCCAGCTTTCAACCGAAGTTATCGGCAGTGAATGGCCGCAGGAAGTGGATTTTCCTGCACTTTATTCACATTGCTCGGTATTTTGCGAGCAAATTTTGAACCCGGAGGAAGCACAACGCATAACCGTCGAAGCGTGTCAGGCAGCACTAACAAAAAGAGGTGTTGCTGTCATTGTTCTGCCGGTTAATGTTTCCATGCAAACGGTAAGCCATGTCACGCAATATAGCGTTCATCGGCCGAATCCGGTTATTCGTCCTTCTGATAGCGAACTTGAACAAGTTGCATCCCATTTGAACAAGGGCAAAAAAGTTGCAATCTATGTCGGTTCGGGTGTCAAGGGGGCTCATGACGAAGTAGTCGCTTTGGCTGCCAAATTGAAAGCACCGATCGGGCATTCATCAAAATCGAAAGATTTCATCGAATATGACAACCCGTATAATATGGGAATGAATGGCATGTTGGGTGGAAAACCCGGTTTTGACATGGTTGAGCATTGCGATACTCTACTTTTGCTTGGTACCGATTTCGCTTATACGCAATTTTATCCTGATAAAGCGACGATTATTCAGGTGGATGAGGATGGAACCCATCTGGGGCGCCGTCATCCCGTCAATATGGGGTTGATCGGGGATGTCAAATCGACAGCGGCAGCACTTTTGAAATATGTTGACGAAAAGACAGATACCGCTTTTCTCGACCAGTGTCTGAAAACCAAAGCCGAGGCAGAAAAAGCCGAAGCGAAGGAAACCTCTGTTTCAAAATCGATCATTCATCCGCAATATCTCGTTTCGCTTATCAATCAATATGCCGACGATGATGCGCTGGTTACAGGCGACTGCGGTTCGCCAATGGTCTGGTTGCTCCGCCATTTTAAAACAAATGGCAAGAGAAGAACCCTTGCCAGTCTTTCCCATGGAACTATGGCAAATGCTTTGCCGCAGGCTATCGGCTTCAAAAAAGCCTATAAAGATAGACAAGTTATCTCGCTTTCGGGCGATGGTGGCCTTGCCATGTTGATGGGCGAGCTTTTGACTGTTGTTCAGGAAAAGGTTGACATCAAGATTGTGGTTTTCAACAATTCTTCACTCAACTTTGTTGAACTTGAACAAAAGGTTGAAGGACTGGTCGACCATTATACCGATTTGCAAAATCCGGATTTTGCAAAACTTGCCGAATCCATTGGCATAAAAGGCTGGAAAGTTGATGAGCCGGAAGAACTTGAAAGCGCTGTCAAAGCCTTTTTGAGTGCCAAAGGTCCGGCACTCCTTGATGTCAAAACCAGCGGATATGAACTGGTTATGCCGCCAAAAGTAACGGCCGGTGAAGTTTCCGGAATGGCACTTTATGGTACCAAGGCGATTATGCAGGGACGTGTGAAAGATGTAACCGATCTGCTTATTCACAATTTCATTAAATAA
- a CDS encoding SspB family protein produces the protein MVHDQIRYDILVQDALRSVIRKVLSEVAKAGLPGDHHFFITFLTNAPGVKISSRLKERYPDQMTIVLQHQFWDLNVSESGFEVSLSFGDVPERLVIPFSAVQVFYDPTAAFEAAFDLASDLPKSDNDSPDVKTLAKETEGGELTILADKKDKKKSSVKLKSHSKTETEKDGQQTPKEKKPSADVVSLDAFRKK, from the coding sequence ATGGTTCATGATCAGATCCGTTATGACATTCTCGTTCAGGATGCTTTACGTAGTGTTATTCGCAAAGTTTTGTCTGAAGTAGCAAAAGCCGGCCTTCCGGGTGACCATCATTTTTTTATTACGTTTCTGACGAACGCTCCGGGCGTGAAAATCTCCTCACGTCTCAAAGAACGTTATCCCGATCAAATGACAATTGTTTTGCAACACCAGTTTTGGGATTTGAACGTTTCCGAAAGCGGCTTTGAAGTCAGTCTTTCTTTCGGCGATGTTCCCGAACGTCTGGTTATACCTTTTTCCGCCGTTCAGGTATTCTATGATCCTACGGCTGCTTTCGAAGCGGCTTTCGATCTCGCATCCGATCTTCCCAAAAGCGATAATGACAGTCCGGACGTGAAGACACTGGCAAAAGAGACCGAGGGTGGCGAGCTTACCATTCTTGCAGACAAGAAAGACAAGAAAAAATCTTCTGTAAAATTAAAGTCACATTCAAAGACAGAAACCGAAAAAGACGGTCAACAAACGCCAAAAGAAAAGAAACCGTCGGCAGATGTTGTCTCGCTTGATGCTTTTCGCAAGAAATAA
- a CDS encoding ribbon-helix-helix domain-containing protein — protein sequence MRDDLLASIAALDWQIAQLKKISVRIDGHATSISLEEAYIDILLREAEAQGLSFAGLVTCVDEARPTGVNLSASLRLFALELAQHSKT from the coding sequence ATGAGGGATGACCTTCTTGCATCAATCGCCGCGCTAGACTGGCAAATAGCACAATTGAAAAAGATTTCGGTGCGCATTGACGGTCATGCAACAAGTATTTCCCTTGAAGAAGCCTATATAGACATTTTATTGCGCGAAGCTGAAGCTCAGGGTCTATCCTTTGCCGGTCTTGTTACATGTGTCGATGAGGCAAGACCGACCGGAGTTAACCTTTCAGCCTCTTTACGCCTTTTCGCACTCGAATTGGCACAGCATTCCAAAACATGA
- a CDS encoding STAS/SEC14 domain-containing protein, protein MLPEDTIPVISKIKTNRAGAIGFSVNGVLASSDVENLYGLFEAEAEGSKHIDMIVIFKEYDGIDWESLFNEDTARIRAEAFKKLRRYAIVGGPSWLKLAVEFFRPFGRVETKWFGSEQIDDGWNYIDAKPIE, encoded by the coding sequence ATGTTACCCGAAGATACAATACCGGTGATCTCCAAGATCAAAACCAACCGCGCCGGTGCAATCGGTTTTTCCGTGAACGGTGTGCTTGCTTCTTCCGACGTAGAAAATCTCTATGGACTTTTTGAAGCGGAAGCAGAAGGCTCTAAACATATAGATATGATTGTCATTTTTAAAGAATATGACGGAATTGATTGGGAAAGTCTGTTTAACGAAGATACAGCCAGGATCAGAGCAGAAGCTTTCAAAAAACTGCGGCGCTATGCCATTGTTGGCGGCCCTTCCTGGCTCAAACTGGCGGTCGAGTTTTTCCGGCCTTTCGGACGTGTCGAAACAAAATGGTTTGGCTCTGAACAAATTGACGATGGCTGGAATTATATAGATGCAAAGCCGATAGAATGA
- a CDS encoding DapH/DapD/GlmU-related protein: MSTSTTDQRFQDSEPRIHSTAKLHGCKLGRFSEIGERVLLRDVTVGDFSYFERNGEAIYTDVGRFCSIASNVRLNALEHPMERVSMHKMTYRPNEYFRFMTLDSAFRERRHNKRVTLGHDVWIGHGAVVMPGITIGHGAVIGANAVVTKDVIPYEIVGGVPAKRIRMRFPDYIIQALLDLCWWNWPLNTLYEAIPDMQQLSAEEFIAKWKKLV, encoded by the coding sequence ATGAGCACATCGACAACCGACCAACGCTTCCAAGATAGTGAACCGCGCATCCATTCAACAGCCAAACTCCACGGTTGTAAACTTGGCCGTTTTTCCGAAATCGGCGAACGGGTTCTCTTACGTGATGTAACGGTTGGAGATTTCAGCTATTTCGAGCGCAATGGTGAAGCAATATATACCGATGTCGGACGTTTTTGTTCTATTGCTTCGAATGTGCGGCTCAATGCCCTTGAACATCCGATGGAGCGGGTAAGCATGCATAAGATGACTTACCGGCCGAATGAATATTTTCGTTTCATGACACTTGATAGCGCTTTTCGCGAGCGGAGACATAATAAACGCGTGACATTGGGCCATGATGTCTGGATCGGGCACGGAGCAGTGGTGATGCCGGGAATTACCATCGGCCATGGCGCGGTGATCGGAGCCAATGCAGTTGTTACAAAGGATGTCATTCCTTACGAGATTGTCGGCGGCGTTCCGGCAAAGCGAATAAGAATGAGATTTCCCGACTACATCATTCAGGCGCTTCTCGACCTTTGCTGGTGGAATTGGCCGCTAAATACACTTTATGAAGCAATACCCGATATGCAACAACTATCGGCCGAAGAATTTATCGCAAAGTGGAAAAAGCTGGTCTGA